The genomic interval GTTTGAACGCCTGTTGCTGGAGGCGCGCGCCGGTATCGTTAACTGGAACCGGCCGTTGACCGGGGCCTCCAGCGCGGCGCCGTTCGGCGGCGTAGGCGCTTCCGGTAATCACCGCGCCAGCGCGTTTTATGCCGCGGATTACTGCGCCTGGCCGATGGCGTCGCTCGAAAGCGAGACCCTGACATTGCCCGCGGCCTTGTCGCCGGGGCTGTTGCTGTAACCCTTATCCCGCCTGGAGAACCATGATGTCTGGATTTGAAATGAATATGGACGGGCTGGTCGGGCCGACGCACCACTACGCCGGCCTGTCGTTCGGTAATGAAGCCTCGACCCGGCACCGCGATGTCGTCGCTAACCCGCAACTGGCCGCCCGTCAAGGCTTGCTGAAAATGAAGGCGCTGACGGATCTGGGGCTGACGCAGGCGGTGCTGCCACCGCAGGAGCGTCCGCATCTGCCGATGCTGCGCCGTTTGGGGTTTAGCGGCAGCGACGAAGCGGTATTGGCGCAGGCGATGCGCCGTTCGCCGCGCCTGCTCTCAACGCTCAGTTCCGCGTCGTCCATGTGGACGGCCAACGCCGCCACGGTATCGCCGTCGGCGGACAGCACCGATGGGCGCGTGCATTTCACCGCCGCCAACCTGAACAATAAATTTCATCGTTCGATCGAGGCGGAAACCACCTCGGCGGTGCTGCGCGCCATTTTCCGCGATGACCGCCATTTCGCCCACCATCAGGCGCTGCCGCAATCGGCGTTGTTCGGCGATGAAGGCGCGGCCAACCACAACCGGTTGGGCGGTGATTATGCCCGCCGCGGCGTGCAGGTGTTTGTCTACGGCGTACAGCAGTTTGACGGCGAGCCGGGGCCGCAGCGCTACCCGGCGCGCCAGACTCGGGAGGCCAGCGAGGCGATCGCCCGGCTGCACCAGCTCGATCCGGCGCACACGGTGTTTGTGCAGCAGCACCCGGCGGTGATTGATCAGGGGGTGTTTCATAACGATGTGATCGCGGTCAGCAACCAGCAGGTGCTGTTTTGCCATCAATTGGCGTTCTTGCATCAACCGCAGGCGTTGGATGAAATCCGGCGTAAGCTGGCGACGTTGGAACAGACTCTGCATGTGATTGAAGTCGCGGCGGCGCGGGTATCGGTCG from Musicola paradisiaca NCPPB 2511 carries:
- the astB gene encoding N-succinylarginine dihydrolase is translated as MSGFEMNMDGLVGPTHHYAGLSFGNEASTRHRDVVANPQLAARQGLLKMKALTDLGLTQAVLPPQERPHLPMLRRLGFSGSDEAVLAQAMRRSPRLLSTLSSASSMWTANAATVSPSADSTDGRVHFTAANLNNKFHRSIEAETTSAVLRAIFRDDRHFAHHQALPQSALFGDEGAANHNRLGGDYARRGVQVFVYGVQQFDGEPGPQRYPARQTREASEAIARLHQLDPAHTVFVQQHPAVIDQGVFHNDVIAVSNQQVLFCHQLAFLHQPQALDEIRRKLATLEQTLHVIEVAAARVSVADAVGTYLFNSQLLTRPDGGMTIVVPEECRQHAGVWEMLSEMAASGGPVDDIRVFDLRESMRNGGGPACLRLRVALNDAERRAMNPGVLMNDALFVTLNQWVDRHYRDRLTQDDLADPQLLRESRAALDELTRILGLGSVYPFQQSSR